From the genome of Nocardia sp. NBC_01503, one region includes:
- a CDS encoding histidine phosphatase family protein, protein MTVILLRHGVSTSNTARTLAGRSAGVDLTDRGREQAQTVAQRLGALPIEHIVTSPLLRCQRTVAPLADKLGIEAEPDERLLEVDYGDWTGRALGELVSEPLWKVVQRHASGAVFPSGEGLAQVQFRAVSAVREHDRILAEKHGGDVLWVACTHGDVIKSLLADAFGIHLDGFQRIVVEPASISVVRYSPTAPYVWRVNDTGSDLSALAAISPQTGGESRSGPVPGGETGNTSSGDNGDTERPES, encoded by the coding sequence GTGACGGTGATCCTGTTGCGGCACGGCGTCTCCACGTCGAACACTGCCCGCACCCTGGCCGGGCGTAGCGCCGGAGTCGATCTCACCGACCGTGGGCGCGAGCAGGCCCAGACGGTCGCTCAGCGCCTCGGCGCGTTACCCATCGAACACATCGTGACCTCGCCGTTGTTGCGCTGTCAGCGCACGGTCGCACCCCTTGCCGACAAGCTCGGTATCGAGGCCGAACCCGATGAGCGCCTGCTGGAAGTGGACTACGGCGACTGGACCGGTCGGGCGCTGGGTGAGCTGGTGAGCGAACCGCTGTGGAAGGTGGTGCAGCGGCACGCCTCGGGTGCGGTGTTCCCCTCCGGGGAGGGTTTGGCGCAGGTACAGTTCCGCGCGGTTTCCGCTGTGCGCGAACATGACCGGATATTGGCAGAAAAACACGGCGGCGATGTGTTGTGGGTGGCGTGCACCCACGGGGATGTGATCAAGTCGCTGCTGGCGGACGCGTTCGGAATCCATCTGGACGGTTTCCAGCGGATCGTGGTGGAACCCGCGTCGATCAGCGTGGTCCGCTACAGTCCGACCGCCCCGTATGTGTGGCGGGTGAACGATACCGGCTCGGATCTGTCCGCCCTGGCGGCGATTTCGCCGCAAACCGGCGGCGAATCGAGATCGGGCCCGGTGCCCGGAGGCGAAACGGGCAATACCAGCAGTGGCGATAATGGGGATACGGAGCGCCCCGAGTCTTAG
- a CDS encoding DUF3090 domain-containing protein has protein sequence MGRAIHIFRTPDRFIAGTVGEPGDRAFYLQAVQDPRVVSVLLEKQQVKVLADRMGLLLDEVARRFGTPVPPQPADVSDIAPLATPIEAEFRVGTMGLGWDADANAVVVELLAITETEVDESVVLDDTEEGPDAVRVFLTPVQAREFALRSTRVIAAGRPPCPLCNEPLSPNGHMCVRTNGYKRGDIFGATTELED, from the coding sequence ATGGGCCGAGCAATCCATATTTTCCGCACCCCCGATCGATTCATCGCCGGTACCGTCGGTGAGCCGGGCGATCGCGCTTTCTACCTGCAGGCTGTGCAGGATCCGCGCGTGGTGAGCGTGCTGCTGGAGAAGCAGCAGGTCAAGGTGCTGGCCGATCGGATGGGGTTGTTGCTGGACGAGGTGGCGCGCCGCTTCGGCACCCCGGTGCCGCCGCAGCCCGCCGATGTGTCCGATATCGCGCCGCTGGCCACCCCCATCGAGGCCGAGTTCCGGGTCGGCACCATGGGTCTGGGCTGGGACGCGGACGCCAACGCGGTGGTGGTGGAGCTGCTGGCCATCACCGAAACCGAGGTCGACGAATCGGTGGTCCTCGATGACACCGAGGAGGGTCCGGATGCGGTGCGGGTGTTCCTGACCCCGGTGCAGGCGCGTGAATTCGCCTTGCGCTCCACCCGGGTGATCGCGGCCGGGCGCCCGCCGTGTCCGCTGTGCAATGAACCGCTGTCCCCGAACGGGCATATGTGCGTGCGCACCAATGGGTACAAGCGTGGCGATATCTTCGGCGCCACCACCGAGCTAGAGGATTGA
- a CDS encoding SCO1664 family protein, translating to MDVSNDPLRTAELTVIGQVTTASNVTLVCEAEQDGPHPLRVVYKPVRGERPLWDFPDGTLAEREVASYAVSQALGWGVIPETVLREGPYGPGMVQRWVDTPEEGPELVDLVPVGEIPEGYREVLRALDPSGHPVSLVHAHDPRLLRMAVLDVLINNADRKGGHVLSGVDGRVYGVDHGICLNTEPKLRTVLWGWAGETLDDELLTDITVLVKALPGELGTRLSELITEAEVRALEARGQALLENPVMPLPSSQRPIPWPAF from the coding sequence ATTGATGTGTCGAACGACCCGCTGCGCACCGCCGAACTGACGGTGATCGGGCAGGTCACCACCGCCAGCAATGTGACGCTGGTGTGCGAGGCCGAACAGGATGGGCCGCATCCGCTGCGGGTGGTGTACAAACCGGTGCGCGGGGAGCGGCCGCTGTGGGATTTCCCGGACGGCACCCTGGCCGAACGCGAGGTCGCCTCCTATGCGGTGTCGCAGGCGCTGGGGTGGGGCGTGATTCCCGAAACCGTGCTGCGCGAGGGCCCGTACGGGCCGGGCATGGTGCAGCGGTGGGTGGACACCCCTGAAGAAGGCCCGGAATTGGTGGATCTGGTGCCCGTGGGTGAGATCCCCGAGGGCTATCGGGAGGTGTTGCGCGCGCTGGACCCGTCCGGGCATCCGGTGTCGCTGGTGCACGCGCACGATCCGCGGCTGCTGCGGATGGCGGTGCTCGACGTGCTGATCAACAATGCCGACCGCAAGGGCGGGCATGTGCTGTCCGGGGTGGACGGGCGTGTGTACGGGGTCGATCACGGTATCTGCCTCAATACCGAACCCAAATTGCGCACGGTGCTGTGGGGCTGGGCCGGGGAGACCCTCGATGACGAATTGCTCACCGACATCACGGTTTTGGTGAAGGCGCTGCCCGGGGAGCTCGGAACGCGACTGTCGGAGTTGATCACCGAGGCCGAGGTGCGGGCGCTCGAGGCGCGCGGGCAGGCGCTGCTGGAGAATCCGGTGATGCCGCTACCGTCCAGTCAGCGCCCGATCCCCTGGCCCGCTTTCTGA
- the mshC gene encoding cysteine--1-D-myo-inosityl 2-amino-2-deoxy-alpha-D-glucopyranoside ligase: protein MQSWSDIAVPTVPGSGPALRLYDTADRQVRPVTPGATATMYVCGITPYDATHLGHAATYLSFDLVNRLWRDAGHEVHYVQNVTDVDDPLFERAARDGIDWRDLGTREIDLFREDMEALRVVPPAHYIGAIESVQEVVELVDKLLASGAAYVVEDPQYPDVYFRHDATEQFGYESGYDRATMDRLFAERGGDPERPGKRDPIDALLWRAARAGEPSWPAPFGAGRPGWHIECAAIALNRIGTEFDIQGGGSDLIYPHHEYSSAHAEALVKGRRFARHYVHAGLIGLDGEKMSKSRGNLVFVSKLRRSGTDPAAIRLGLFAGHYRQDREWSDAVLSEALSRLDRWRSATALASGPAAQDTVARLRQHLADDLDTPKALAAVDAWATQALTYGGPDADAPALIRDAVDALLGIQL, encoded by the coding sequence ATGCAGTCCTGGTCCGATATCGCTGTCCCGACCGTCCCCGGATCCGGACCGGCGTTGCGTTTGTACGACACCGCCGACCGGCAGGTGCGCCCGGTCACCCCCGGGGCGACCGCCACCATGTACGTCTGCGGCATCACCCCCTATGACGCCACCCACCTCGGGCATGCGGCCACCTACCTGAGCTTCGACCTGGTCAACCGGTTGTGGCGCGATGCCGGGCATGAGGTGCACTACGTGCAGAACGTCACCGATGTCGATGATCCGCTGTTCGAGCGCGCGGCCCGCGACGGCATCGACTGGCGTGATCTGGGCACCCGCGAGATCGATCTGTTCCGCGAGGATATGGAAGCCCTGCGTGTGGTGCCGCCCGCGCATTACATCGGCGCGATCGAATCGGTGCAGGAGGTGGTCGAGCTCGTCGACAAGCTGCTGGCCTCGGGTGCGGCGTATGTGGTCGAGGATCCGCAGTATCCGGATGTGTACTTCCGTCATGACGCGACCGAACAGTTCGGCTACGAGTCCGGCTATGACCGGGCCACCATGGATCGCCTGTTCGCCGAACGCGGTGGCGATCCCGAGCGTCCGGGTAAGCGCGATCCGATCGACGCGCTGCTGTGGCGGGCCGCGCGCGCGGGTGAGCCGTCCTGGCCCGCGCCGTTCGGTGCGGGTCGCCCGGGCTGGCATATCGAGTGTGCGGCGATCGCGTTGAACCGCATCGGCACCGAATTCGATATCCAGGGTGGCGGCAGCGATCTGATCTACCCGCATCACGAGTACTCCTCCGCCCATGCCGAGGCCCTGGTCAAGGGCCGGCGCTTCGCCCGGCACTATGTGCACGCCGGATTGATCGGCCTGGACGGGGAGAAGATGTCCAAGTCGCGCGGCAATCTGGTCTTCGTGTCCAAGCTGCGCCGCTCGGGCACCGATCCGGCCGCGATTCGCCTGGGATTGTTCGCCGGGCATTACCGCCAGGATCGCGAATGGTCCGATGCGGTGCTCTCCGAAGCGCTTTCACGCCTGGATCGCTGGCGAAGCGCGACCGCTCTGGCCTCGGGTCCGGCCGCGCAGGACACCGTCGCCCGGCTGCGCCAGCATCTGGCCGATGATCTGGACACCCCCAAAGCCCTTGCCGCGGTGGATGCCTGGGCCACCCAGGCGCTGACCTACGGCGGGCCGGACGCCGATGCGCCCGCGTTGATCCGCGATGCGGTCGATGCCCTGCTGGGCATTCAGCTCTGA
- a CDS encoding crotonase/enoyl-CoA hydratase family protein, with protein MTAVPGFDRFRAVRKQIRAGGELLGAMARDPRIVRDLVAGFTGRDIAEPVAAPVGDHVPPAGLSEFIRSAYAAQEVALDAARVTAYLTGLQHIPEWITFHGGWRDEAPGQAEAGLEFAQVAKFMGIPADLRWRVLEVNETGLRMRGTGPQGLALGLWITVTGNDSGAVVHVDAGLAGQPIEGPLGATVARSLGDALRDSLAALPAVIAAAGTEPARAARKAVRHKASGVVLAPTTPVLVGVGQVVSRTPDPGYPDPSELAVRALRAAAADTGAGAGLLERADAVFSVSPTSWQYGDLGALVAAAVGAGPVQTVQSSPFGGDGGQLVINEAAAAIAAGDYDIVLVTGAEAGATQAAAQRAGIELDWPRQGSSVRPTRTVGIDKPANNAAETAAGLLAPINMYALLESANRHRLGRTPAEHARAVAELWSRFSAVAAGNPHAWQPQEFTPEEIATVSEANRMISAPYTKLECANLTVDMASGLIMCSAAAAEAAGIPQDKWVFLHAGASGSDEWFVSERTELAASPAIRALGAAVLEHAGRGIEEIAHVDLYACFPVAVQIAARELGLAADDPKRPLSVTGGLTFGGGPGNNYGGHAVATLVQRLRAEPESFGLATSLGWYLTKHAIGVYSATPPKSAYRHLTPVIEHPAARPARTGYEGPAVVEAYTLPYDRLGVPEAAILSVLTAKGERILVRSTDSQTLTALTDSDWLGLPVTVAGDSVTVTGTDRVELPAAPPAPVLIERRGHVMIITINRPQARNAIDLATALGLERAIDAYEADPNARIAILTGAGGYFSAGMDLKAAARGEVPVTEKRGILGIVSEPPRKPLIAAVEGPALAGGCELALSADLIVAARDSTFGIPEVKRGLVAVGGGVLRLSQRLPRAIAMELTLTGDPITAARAAELGLINQVAAPGEALEAALELAERIAVNAPLSIDAGKQIIDQAPDWSTAEAFARQGQVAAAALSSQDAGEGMRAFVEKRDPVWRGR; from the coding sequence GTGACTGCGGTTCCCGGGTTCGATCGATTCCGTGCCGTGCGCAAGCAGATCCGGGCGGGGGGTGAGCTGCTGGGCGCGATGGCGCGTGATCCGCGGATCGTGCGGGACCTGGTGGCCGGATTCACCGGGCGCGACATCGCCGAACCGGTAGCGGCCCCGGTCGGGGATCATGTGCCGCCCGCGGGATTGAGCGAGTTCATCCGGTCCGCGTACGCCGCACAGGAGGTCGCTCTCGACGCGGCGCGGGTCACGGCGTATCTGACCGGTTTGCAGCATATTCCGGAGTGGATCACCTTTCATGGCGGCTGGCGGGACGAGGCTCCCGGGCAGGCCGAGGCGGGCCTGGAATTCGCGCAGGTCGCCAAGTTCATGGGTATTCCGGCGGATCTGCGCTGGCGGGTGCTCGAGGTGAACGAGACGGGCCTGCGGATGCGGGGTACCGGGCCGCAGGGGCTGGCGCTGGGCTTGTGGATCACGGTGACCGGCAACGACTCCGGTGCGGTGGTGCATGTGGACGCGGGGTTGGCGGGCCAGCCGATCGAGGGCCCGTTGGGTGCGACGGTGGCGCGCAGTCTCGGTGACGCACTGCGCGATTCGCTGGCCGCCCTGCCCGCGGTGATCGCCGCCGCGGGCACCGAGCCCGCGCGTGCGGCACGCAAGGCGGTGCGGCACAAGGCTTCCGGCGTGGTGCTGGCCCCGACGACCCCGGTGCTGGTGGGTGTGGGTCAGGTGGTCTCGCGCACGCCCGATCCCGGTTATCCGGATCCGTCGGAGTTGGCGGTGCGCGCGCTGCGGGCCGCGGCCGCCGATACCGGTGCGGGCGCGGGCCTGCTCGAGCGCGCGGACGCGGTGTTCTCGGTATCGCCGACCTCCTGGCAGTACGGGGATCTGGGTGCGCTGGTGGCGGCCGCGGTGGGTGCGGGTCCGGTGCAGACGGTGCAGTCCAGTCCCTTCGGCGGGGACGGTGGCCAGTTGGTGATCAATGAGGCCGCCGCCGCGATCGCCGCCGGCGATTACGACATCGTGTTGGTGACCGGCGCGGAGGCCGGTGCCACCCAGGCCGCGGCCCAGCGCGCGGGAATCGAATTAGATTGGCCGCGACAGGGTTCGAGTGTGCGGCCCACGCGCACGGTCGGTATCGACAAACCCGCCAACAACGCCGCGGAGACCGCGGCGGGGTTGTTGGCTCCGATCAATATGTACGCGCTGCTCGAGTCGGCGAACCGGCATCGCCTGGGCCGCACGCCCGCCGAGCACGCGCGTGCGGTGGCCGAATTGTGGTCGCGGTTCTCGGCGGTGGCGGCGGGCAATCCCCATGCCTGGCAGCCGCAGGAGTTCACGCCCGAGGAGATCGCCACGGTGTCCGAGGCGAATCGGATGATCTCCGCCCCGTATACCAAGCTCGAGTGCGCGAATCTGACGGTCGATATGGCCAGTGGTCTGATCATGTGCAGTGCCGCGGCGGCGGAGGCGGCCGGGATTCCGCAGGACAAGTGGGTGTTCCTGCACGCGGGCGCCTCCGGTAGCGATGAGTGGTTCGTCTCCGAGCGCACCGAATTGGCGGCTTCCCCGGCGATCCGGGCCCTGGGTGCGGCGGTGCTCGAACATGCGGGTCGTGGGATCGAGGAGATCGCGCATGTGGATCTGTACGCGTGTTTCCCGGTCGCGGTGCAGATCGCGGCCCGCGAATTGGGTCTGGCCGCCGATGATCCCAAGCGGCCGCTGTCGGTGACCGGTGGTTTGACCTTCGGCGGCGGTCCGGGCAACAACTATGGCGGGCACGCGGTGGCGACCCTGGTGCAGCGGCTGCGCGCCGAACCCGAATCCTTCGGTCTGGCAACCTCGTTGGGCTGGTATCTGACCAAGCACGCGATCGGGGTGTATTCGGCGACCCCGCCGAAGTCGGCGTACCGGCATCTGACCCCGGTGATCGAGCATCCTGCGGCCCGCCCGGCCCGCACCGGATATGAGGGTCCTGCGGTGGTCGAGGCGTACACGCTGCCCTATGACCGCCTGGGTGTGCCCGAGGCGGCGATCCTGAGCGTGCTCACCGCCAAGGGTGAGCGAATCCTGGTGCGCAGCACCGATTCGCAGACCTTGACCGCGCTCACCGACTCCGATTGGCTGGGCCTGCCGGTCACCGTGGCCGGTGATTCGGTCACCGTGACCGGTACCGATCGGGTCGAGTTGCCCGCTGCGCCGCCGGCTCCGGTGCTGATCGAGCGGCGCGGGCACGTCATGATCATCACGATCAATCGCCCGCAGGCCCGCAATGCGATCGATCTGGCGACCGCGCTGGGCCTCGAGCGCGCGATCGACGCCTATGAGGCCGATCCGAACGCGCGCATCGCGATTCTCACCGGTGCGGGCGGATATTTCAGTGCCGGAATGGATCTCAAGGCCGCCGCGCGGGGGGAGGTGCCGGTCACCGAGAAGCGCGGCATCCTGGGCATCGTGTCCGAGCCGCCGCGTAAACCTCTCATCGCCGCCGTGGAGGGCCCGGCGCTGGCCGGTGGTTGTGAGTTGGCGCTGTCGGCGGATCTGATCGTGGCGGCGCGGGATTCGACCTTCGGTATTCCGGAGGTCAAACGTGGCCTGGTCGCGGTGGGCGGCGGCGTGCTGCGCCTGTCTCAGCGCCTGCCGCGCGCGATCGCGATGGAGTTGACCCTGACCGGTGATCCGATCACCGCGGCGCGCGCGGCCGAGCTGGGTTTGATCAATCAGGTCGCCGCACCGGGCGAGGCCCTGGAGGCGGCGCTGGAGTTGGCCGAGCGGATCGCGGTGAACGCCCCGTTGAGTATCGACGCGGGTAAGCAGATCATCGACCAGGCCCCGGATTGGTCGACCGCCGAGGCGTTCGCGCGGCAGGGTCAGGTCGCCGCGGCCGCGCTGTCCTCGCAGGACGCGGGCGAGGGTATGCGCGCGTTCGTCGAGAAGCGCGATCCGGTGTGGCGCGGCCGCTGA
- a CDS encoding alpha/beta fold hydrolase, with the protein MTSADPGESALELRHDGLLLSARHFGEADAPLVMLLHGFPDTPHSWDGVIPLLVESGFQVLTPWLRGYTPESASRSARYDLIAVAEDIAAWHRALGGPPTHLVGHDWGAFAAMILAKRHPRQWLSLTLLAIPPFGGGFPLSAARHLPRQTVLSSYIPLMQSGLSPRLLTRDNAAFIRRLWHRWSPEWSFTDTDFAPTAQVFTHRATAWAATRYYRSLFTVHRAPTRDFHRLLLAPPAQLPTLALSGADDGCMSADLQRLLAASAGVSAAQLANTGHFLHAEHPAAVAEHLVAHLHDHSH; encoded by the coding sequence ATGACATCGGCTGATCCCGGTGAGTCCGCGCTGGAGTTGCGCCACGACGGATTGTTGTTGTCGGCCAGGCATTTCGGGGAGGCCGACGCACCCCTGGTGATGCTGTTGCACGGTTTTCCCGATACCCCGCACAGCTGGGACGGTGTGATCCCGCTGTTGGTGGAGTCCGGTTTCCAGGTCCTGACCCCGTGGCTGCGCGGGTACACCCCCGAGTCGGCCTCGCGTTCCGCCCGCTATGACCTGATCGCGGTCGCGGAGGACATCGCCGCCTGGCATCGTGCCCTGGGCGGCCCGCCCACCCATCTGGTGGGCCACGACTGGGGTGCGTTCGCGGCGATGATCCTGGCCAAACGCCATCCGCGCCAATGGCTTTCGCTGACCCTGCTGGCCATCCCGCCCTTCGGTGGCGGGTTCCCCCTGTCCGCGGCCCGTCATCTGCCCCGCCAAACCGTGCTGTCCTCCTACATCCCCCTCATGCAATCCGGGCTCTCTCCGCGTCTGCTGACCCGCGACAACGCGGCCTTCATCCGCCGCCTGTGGCATCGCTGGTCCCCGGAGTGGTCGTTCACCGACACCGATTTCGCCCCCACCGCACAGGTTTTCACCCACCGCGCCACCGCGTGGGCCGCCACCCGCTACTACCGCTCGCTGTTCACCGTCCACCGCGCCCCCACCCGTGATTTCCATCGACTGCTGCTCGCCCCACCCGCTCAACTCCCCACCTTGGCGCTGTCGGGAGCAGATGACGGCTGCATGTCCGCGGATCTGCAACGCCTCCTGGCCGCGAGTGCGGGCGTATCGGCGGCGCAACTGGCGAACACCGGCCACTTCCTGCACGCCGAACACCCGGCCGCCGTAGCCGAGCACCTCGTGGCCCATCTGCACGATCACTCGCACTGA
- a CDS encoding helix-turn-helix domain-containing protein, with translation MLSDTDLDIGEVIARSGVPASTLRYYEQRQLITSTGRRGQRRQYAPDVLIQLALIAMARAAGFPLDDIATMFTDDGRPHLDRNLLSDKAHELDRTIAELTTVRDTLRHAAACPAPTHMQCPAFRAMLTAASGIELTS, from the coding sequence ATGCTTTCGGATACGGATCTGGATATCGGTGAAGTCATCGCCCGCTCGGGCGTGCCCGCCTCCACCCTGCGCTACTACGAACAACGCCAGCTCATCACCTCCACCGGCCGCCGCGGTCAACGCCGCCAATACGCCCCGGACGTGCTGATACAGCTGGCCCTGATCGCCATGGCGCGCGCGGCCGGATTCCCCCTCGACGACATCGCCACCATGTTCACCGACGACGGCCGACCCCACCTGGACCGAAACCTGCTCTCGGACAAGGCGCACGAACTCGACCGCACCATCGCCGAACTCACCACCGTGCGCGACACCCTGCGCCACGCCGCGGCCTGCCCCGCCCCCACCCATATGCAATGCCCGGCCTTCCGGGCCATGCTCACCGCGGCATCGGGTATCGAGCTCACTTCATGA
- a CDS encoding class I SAM-dependent methyltransferase: MATESRTDEQSSRWNGHSGQVWVQSQGLLDQVMRPLEELLVRPVIAGSGLAILDVGCGAGATSFAAARRMGAPGSCVGVDISAPMIEAARERARDSRAPVSFLLADAQTHDFEPASFDLIMSRFGVMFFPDPVAAFTNLRAAARAGGALRMLVWRSPQDNPFMTTAERAAAPLLPDLPARIPDAPGQFGFADPSRVHRILSESGWGDIGIGPADVECAMPVDALTHYFTNFGPVGLALPGADESTRAAVIEVVRAAFEPFVHGDQVRYTSACWLIDAHAA, from the coding sequence ATGGCCACCGAATCGCGCACCGATGAGCAGAGCAGTCGCTGGAACGGACATTCAGGGCAGGTGTGGGTGCAGTCCCAGGGGTTGCTCGATCAGGTGATGAGACCGCTCGAGGAGTTGCTGGTGCGGCCGGTGATCGCGGGATCGGGGCTGGCGATTCTGGATGTGGGGTGCGGGGCGGGGGCCACCTCGTTCGCGGCGGCGCGGCGGATGGGCGCGCCGGGCAGTTGTGTGGGGGTCGATATCTCCGCGCCGATGATCGAGGCCGCCCGCGAACGCGCCCGGGATTCGCGGGCGCCGGTGAGTTTTCTGCTCGCCGACGCGCAAACCCACGATTTCGAGCCCGCGTCGTTCGATCTGATCATGTCCCGGTTCGGGGTGATGTTCTTCCCGGATCCGGTGGCCGCGTTCACGAATCTGCGGGCCGCCGCCCGCGCGGGTGGGGCGTTGCGGATGCTGGTGTGGCGTAGCCCGCAGGACAATCCGTTCATGACCACCGCCGAACGCGCCGCGGCACCGCTGTTGCCGGATCTGCCCGCGCGGATACCGGATGCGCCGGGCCAGTTCGGTTTCGCCGACCCCTCGCGCGTGCACCGCATCCTGTCCGAGAGTGGGTGGGGCGATATCGGTATCGGTCCCGCCGATGTGGAGTGCGCGATGCCCGTGGACGCGCTGACCCACTACTTCACCAATTTCGGTCCGGTGGGGCTCGCGCTCCCCGGCGCCGATGAGTCCACCCGTGCCGCGGTGATCGAGGTGGTGCGCGCCGCGTTCGAGCCGTTCGTGCACGGCGATCAGGTCCGCTACACCTCCGCGTGTTGGCTGATCGACGCGCACGCCGCCTGA
- a CDS encoding enoyl-CoA hydratase-related protein, which yields MSPTLTHRDKIAVLDLGGDENRFTPEFLDQVNAALDTVLADGAHALITTGSGKFYSNGLDLEWLSGNGDRAQWYVAQVQSLFARMLTLPLPTAAALPGHAFGAGAMLAIAHDVRVMRADRGYFCFPEADIRIPFTKGMAALIQAKLTPQAAIASMTTGRRFPAPEAIQYDLIDATAPEAEVIDAAVALLAPLGAKDPGTLGEIKNVMFADAVLALTNP from the coding sequence ATGAGCCCCACCCTCACCCATCGCGACAAGATCGCCGTCCTGGACCTCGGCGGCGACGAGAACCGATTCACCCCCGAATTTCTCGACCAGGTCAACGCCGCGCTGGACACCGTGCTCGCCGACGGCGCACACGCGCTGATCACCACCGGCAGCGGCAAGTTCTACTCCAACGGGCTGGACCTGGAATGGCTCTCGGGCAACGGCGATCGCGCGCAATGGTATGTGGCACAGGTGCAGTCGCTGTTCGCGCGGATGCTCACCCTGCCCCTGCCGACCGCCGCCGCACTGCCCGGGCACGCGTTCGGGGCCGGAGCCATGCTGGCCATCGCCCACGATGTGCGCGTCATGCGCGCCGATCGCGGCTACTTCTGCTTTCCCGAAGCCGATATCCGGATCCCGTTCACCAAGGGCATGGCCGCGCTCATCCAAGCCAAACTGACCCCCCAAGCCGCGATCGCGTCCATGACCACCGGGCGGCGCTTTCCCGCACCCGAGGCGATCCAATACGACCTCATCGACGCCACCGCACCCGAAGCCGAGGTGATCGACGCGGCCGTGGCGCTGCTCGCACCCCTGGGGGCCAAGGACCCCGGCACGCTCGGGGAGATCAAGAACGTCATGTTCGCCGACGCCGTGCTCGCCCTCACCAATCCCTGA
- a CDS encoding TetR/AcrR family transcriptional regulator: MPRPRTHDPDTVLDAAEGLAARAGAAAVTIRAVATATGVSNGAIYHTFGSRAELLGRTWIRAARRFGAVQLELIDAHAGAGVEAVVAAADAPAVFAQRFPESSRLLLSVRRGDLLGDELPEQIARELTGLERSLIELMKRLALDLWGRKDARAVDAITTCLVDLPTAVLLHRDRLADPTAREHLRAAVRAVLAIGPAPHHTDTKEQP; the protein is encoded by the coding sequence ATGCCCCGTCCCCGCACCCACGATCCGGATACCGTGCTCGATGCCGCCGAAGGGCTCGCCGCGCGCGCCGGGGCCGCCGCGGTCACCATTCGCGCGGTCGCCACCGCCACCGGGGTATCGAACGGGGCGATCTACCACACCTTCGGATCCCGCGCGGAACTGTTGGGGCGCACCTGGATTCGCGCGGCCCGGCGCTTCGGGGCCGTACAGCTCGAACTGATCGACGCCCACGCGGGCGCAGGCGTGGAGGCGGTGGTCGCCGCCGCGGACGCCCCCGCGGTGTTCGCGCAACGCTTTCCCGAATCCTCCCGGCTGCTGCTGAGCGTGCGCCGCGGGGATCTGCTCGGCGACGAGCTGCCCGAACAGATCGCCCGCGAGCTCACCGGACTCGAACGCTCACTCATCGAATTGATGAAACGCCTGGCCCTGGACCTGTGGGGGCGTAAGGACGCGCGCGCGGTCGATGCCATCACCACCTGCCTGGTCGACCTGCCCACCGCGGTGCTGCTGCACCGCGACCGGCTCGCCGACCCCACCGCTCGCGAACATCTGCGTGCGGCCGTGCGCGCGGTCCTCGCGATCGGACCCGCACCACACCACACCGACACGAAGGAACAACCATGA